A window from Rhinolophus sinicus isolate RSC01 linkage group LG01, ASM3656204v1, whole genome shotgun sequence encodes these proteins:
- the CPO gene encoding carboxypeptidase O, protein MKPLLGTLYLLGMLVPWGLGDDRSRVQHRQEAVDKTPWKNLETYSYNRYHPMEEIYQWMNQISEKHAEVVTQHFLGMTYETRPMYYLKISLPSNNPKKIIWMDCGIHAREWIAPAFCQWFVKEILQNYKDNSKIRRFLTKLDFYVLPVFNIDGYIYTWTTDRLWRKSRSSHDNGKCFGTDLNRNFNASWCSIGASKNCQDLTFCGTGPVSEPETKAVASFIESKKEDIVCFLTMHSYGQLILLPYGYTENKASNHKELIQVGQKAATALKAKHGTNYKVGSSIDILYATSGSSRDWARDIGIPFSYTFELRDNGTYGFVLPEAQIQATCEESMAAVLSILDDVYEKYWYSNSAGKMTSATIVLSLLVSFMHLL, encoded by the exons ATCGCGAGTACAACACAGACAAGAGGCTGTGGACAAGACTCCATGGAAGAACCTGGAGACCTATTCTTATAACAGATACCACCCCATGGAGGAG ATCTATCAGTGGATGAACCAGATAAGTGAGAAGCACGCAGAAGTGGTGACACAACATTTCCTGGGGATGACCTATGAGACTCGGCCCATGTATTATTTGAAG ATCAGCCTGCCATCCAATAACCCCAAGAAGATCATTTGGATGGACTGCGGAATTCACGCCAGGGAATGGATTGCCCCTGCTTTTTGCCAATGGTTTGTGAAAGAA ATTCTACAAAACTATAAAGACAACTCAAAGATAAGGAGGTTCCTTACGAAACTGGATTTCTACGTGCTGCCAGTTTTTAACATAGACGGTTATATCTACACTTGGACAACG GATCGGCTTTGGAGGAAGTCCCGTTCATCTCATGATAACGGCAAATGTTTTGGGACAGATCTCAATCGAAATTTCAATGCATCCTGGTGTA GTATTGGTGCATCTAAAAACTGCCAAGATTTAACATTCTGTGGGACAGGACCAGTGTCTGAGCCTGAGACTAAAGCTGTTGCCAGCTTTATAGAGagcaagaaagaagacattgtaTGTTTCCTGACCATGCACTCTTATGGACAGCTCATCCTCCTGCCCTATGGCTATACCGAAAATAAAGCAAGTAACCACAAAGAACTG ATCCAAGTTGGACAGAAGGCAGCCACTGCATTGAAAGCAAAGCATGGAACCAATTATAAAGTTGGATCGAGTatagatattttat ATGCCACATCAGGCTCTTCAAGAGACTGGGCTCGGGACATTGGGATCCCCTTCTCATATACATTTGAGCTGAGGGACAATGGTACATATGGATTTGTTCTGCCAGAAGCTCAGATTCAGGCCACCTGTGAGGAGTCCATGGCAGCTGTACTCTCCATCCTGGATGATGTGTATGAGAAATACTGGTATTCCAACAGTGCTGGAAAGATGACATCTGCCACCATAGTGCTGAGCCTGCTCGTGTCCTTCATGCATCTTCTCTAA